Genomic DNA from Frondihabitans sp. PAMC 28766:
CTCGTAGCCGCCGCCTGCGGGGCGCGACGGCGTGTCGGGGCTCCACTGCACCATGCCGAAGGGCACGTCGGCGCCGGGGAAGTCGTCGACCGCACCGGAGGTACCGATGGTCGGGTCGACGAGGGAGGCGGGATTCGCCACGTACGGGGTCGACGCACCGGTGGCCGCCTGAGCGGCGACCCCCGGAACGAAGATGCCCGCCGCGATGACGGTGACGGACACGCCGAGGGCGATCCGTCTGGGTCGTACAGCCATGGAAAGGACCTTTCGATGGTGACAGCGTTGTCACACCCCCGAATGAGTGCCAGACAACGTTGTCTATTGGTGAGGTCGATACTGCCCCTCCCTCATCGGATCTGTAAAGGGCTTTGCCAGAACTGGCCATCCGCGCGCGCCGATCGGTGGCAGGCTGGAGGCATGCGCACCCGACCCAGCCGCCCGAACCGCAGGGCGACCAGGATGACGCTGCCCGAGGCCGAGAAGATCGTCGCCCTCGACCTCGACGGCAAGCTCGATCGCAGCGACAGCGACGTGGCGAAAGTCGTCTTCGAGGCTCACACGGTCGTGCAGCGCTCGAGCCTCTGGGGGGCCGCCCCGGGCACTCCAGCCCGGCGGCAGGGGCGCGTCGTCTTCATCGGCGGGGCGATCTTCATCGCGGTGTGGATCGCAGGCCTCATCATCCCCCTGCTGCTCGGGTACGACCGGTAGCAGCGAAGTGCCTACGCGAGCGAGCACGCGGCAGCGGCAGAGCTCGGTCGTGATCCTGCCGCTTGCTCTCGTCGCACTGCTCGTGCTGGGTCTCGTGGCGGCAGGATTCGTGGCCCGCGAGCGTGCGACCTCGACCACGCTCGCTCACGGCGCGGCAGCTGCACCGCCGTGGCCCGCCCCGGCCGACAAGGCCGCGCGTGCTTCCGCGGCACAACTGCCGAACGTCTACGGCCTGAAGCTGGCAGAGCACATCCACACGCACCTGACGATCACGATCGACGGGGTCGCCGAGACCGTGCCCGGCCAGATCGGCCTCGACGAGAAGCACCATTTCGCCACTGCCCTGCACACCCACAACACGTCGGGCATCATCCACATCGAGTCGCCAGTGAAACGCGACTTCACGCTCGGCCAGTTCTTCACCAACTGGGACGTGCGGCTCGACTCCCGCCACGTCGGGGCGGAAGGCGGCGACATCGGCGAGACGCTCACGGTCTTCGTCGACGGGCACCGCCGCGTGGGCGACCCCGCGTCGATCCGCCTGCGTGACCTCGACGACATCGACCTCGTCATCGCCCCCGCCGGCACGATCGTGCGCCCCGCCACCCCCTTCGACTGGCCGTCGAACTACCACTGATCAGGAGTCCTCGCGAAATCGCGACCACCACGGCTCAGACGCCGCACCGCGGCAGTGACCACTGTGACCCGGCAGGCGAGTCGGTCGCGATTTCGCGACCGCCCGGCTAGCCCTCCTCCTCGGCGCGCTCATGGGCGGCCTCTGAGGCCTCCGCGTGCTCGGTCTTGCCGCGCGCGATCAATCGATCGTCGCCGCGCCACATGCCGAGCGCCTCGGTCAGACGACCTCGCACCGCCCCGATCAGCGAGCGCGGCGTCGGCTTGAAGTCCTCGCCCTCGCGCCCGTCGCCCGCGTGTTCGAACTCGCGCAGGGTGCCCGCCTCGTCGTACTCGAGGGGCTGCCGCGCGTGCTCGACGCAGAGCTTCGCCACCTCTTCGGCGTGCGCGTGCATCACCGAGTGGGCCGCGCCCGGGATCTCCCACAGCCGCGACGACGGCAGCAGCTCGCCGGTGCGCCGCACCCACTCGCTCGGCGCGACGGCGTCGAACTCGCCCCGGATCACGAGCGTGTCGGCCTTCACGTGCGGCAGCGCGCGCTCGATCGGGAAGGTCATCATCTTCGGCAGGATGCGAGAGAACCACTTCGGCCCGCAGAAGAGGTAGGCGGTGATGGCGAGCAGTTTCACCCGCCCGGGCTCGTGCACGGCCGCCTGCAGAAAGCGCACCGCCTGGCGCAGCACGCTGCGCTCGCCCGGGTTGATCACGGGGCCGATCAGCACGCACGTCGTGAGCTCGGGCCGGCGGGCCACGAGGTCGGCGACGACCTGCGTGCCCATCGAGTGGCCGACCACGACGGGATCCTCGAGTTCGAGCCGGTCGATCACCAGGCCGACGAGATCGGCGTACTGCCGGATGGTCAGGGCGGCGTCAGGATGCGGAACGCCTGCGAACCCGGGCAGGTCGAGCGCGTGCACCGGCCCGAACTCGTTGAGGTTGGGGGCCAGGCGCTCGAAGTAGTTGCTCGCGACCCCGATGCCGGGCACGAGCACGAAGGGGCGCGTGCCGCCGTGGCCGATGGTCGAGACGCGGACGTAGAAGTCGTCGTCGCCGTCCGGCACCACCCGGGTCACGGTCACGTCGGTGGAGGAGCGCTTCGCCATTCGACCAGTCTGCCCGCCCCGGCTGCCGAAAAGATTTTTCGGGCCTGGAGTTGACTTAACGAACTATCACGATATATCTTTGACCTATCGCCGCAGACGATCCATCGGATCGGCCCGGCGCGAGTGGCCCGGCCTCACGGCCCGCCACCCCCACCGACTCACGACAACCGAAAGGAGTACCCCATGGGTACCCGACACAACCACGAATTCTCTGACAACAATCGATTCGAGCGCGGCGAGCAGCCGCGCCACCACCACGACCGCCGCCCCGGCTTCGGCCCCGGCATGGGCGCAGGCGCAGGCTTCGGCATGGGCCGGGGCATGGGCCGCGGTCGCGGCCCCGGGTTCGGCGGCGGCTTCGGCGGCGGCGGCTTCGGCGCTTCCGCCGGCGGCTTCCCCGGCTTCCCCGGGTTCGGCGGCCCCGGCTTCGGCGGCCCCGGAATGCGCGGCGGTCGCGGTCGTGCCCGGAAGGGCGACGTCCGCCTCGCGATCCTCTCCCTCCTGGGCGAGGAGCCGGCCAACGGCTATGGGCTGATGAAGTCCATCGCCGAGCGCACCGAGGGCGCCTGGCGCCCTAGCCCCGGCTCCGTCTACCCGACGCTGTCGCAGCTCGTCGACGAAGACCTCATCGTCGAGTCGGGTGAGGGCCGCCAGTCGACCTTCGACCTGACCGAGGCCGGCCGCACCTACGTGACCGAGCACAGCGACGAGATCAGCAAGGCCTGGGGCGACGCCACCGCCGAGCAGGGCCCCCACGGCGACGAGTTCATCGGCAGCGCCATCAAGCTCGCCGGTGTGATCAAGCAGTTCCACTTCGACGCCACCCCCGAGCAGCGCGCTGCCGGGGCGGCCAAGATCGACGAGCTGCGCCGCACGCTCTACACGATCCTCGCCGACTGAGTCCGTTCGAGGTCGCTCCGCTCTTCGAGTCTTCTCGGGCGGAGTGCGCCTCCCTGAATGAGGCCCCGCGTTTCGGCCGACCTCCCAGCGCCGCGGCGCGGGGACCATGGCCGAGACACGGGGTCTCGCTCTGCGTGCAGCGGGTTCGTAAGCGACCGTTACCCGGGCGTAGCCAAAACTTCAGGTCTTCTGGGGACGGGCTGGGCAGAGTCGGAGCGTGCTCGACCAGCTTCCGCTCGCCCCCGCCCCCGTTCGAACCCGCACGCCGGCGACCCGGGCGGCACGGCATCTGCGGGCAACGTCGGTCGAGCTCGCCGGTGTCGCCGGCACCGTGGCCCTTGCTCTCGGCATCCTGTCGCACCTCGTGCTCAGCCAGCGGGCGACGGTCTTCTTCTATTCGGGCGACTCCGTGCTGATGCCGCTCGTCGAGCGTTCGCTGCGCGAGGGCCAGCCGTTCGAGTGGGCGATGTCATCGGTGCTGTTCTTCGTGCCCGAGATCCCGGTGTACGTCGCGATCGCGACGGTCGTGCCGGGGGTGCACGCCGCGCTGCTCGTGAACGCGGGCGTCACGGTCGTCGGCCTCTACGGGATCCTGCGCGGTCTCGCCGCCGTGGTCGTGCCGTGGTTCTCGCGCCGCACGAAGGTGGCCCTCGCTCTCGCGCCCGTGGCGGCGCTCACCCTCTGCTCGCTGATGGAGCACACCGGCCAGCGGGCGACGCTCGAGCTGGTCTCGCTCTTCCTCACGACCACGTACTACTACGGCACGACGCTCGCCATGGTGGGTGCCCTGCCGCTCGTCGTGGTCGCCGCGAACGGGCGAACGGGACGGGCGCGGCGAGGCGCCCTGGTCGGACTCGTCTCGCTCGCCGCGGCAGCGACGTTCTCGAACCCGCTCTTCGCGATGTGGGCCGCCGTGCCGGTGGCGATCGCAGCCCTGCTGCTGTGGCGCCGGCGCCTGCTGACGAGGCGACCCGCTGTCGCGATGGGCGCCGCACTGCTCGTCGGATCGCTCGTCGGCTACGTGGCGCGCATCCCGATGGCGAAATACATCTCGATCCAGATCGGCCACTACCTGCGCATCGACCGGATGGCCCTGTCGGTGCGGTACTACGTCAACGACTACTTCTTCACGGCCTCGACCTGGCAGGGCGCGATCGAGATGTCGCTGCTCGCAGTCGCCGTCACCGGCACGCTGGCGGTGGCAGTCATCGCTCTCGCGCGCCACTGGCCGACGCGCATCACCCTGCCCCTCGTGGTCGCGGCCTGCTCGATCGTCGTGACCGTCGTGGCGGCGGTCGGGCTCGGCACGACCGCGAGCCGGTACCTCATGCCGCTGTTCTTCATGCCGGCGGCCGCCGCCGTCGTGCTCGGCGGGTACGCGCTCGAACGAGCGCCGGGCCTCACCGGGCTGTCCATCAGATGGCCGAGCCGCAGGATCCTGGTGCGCGCCACCGCGATCGCCGTCGTCGCGGTCACCGCCTGCAGCATCGGCGCCGTGCGGCTGATGGCGACCGCCCCGGCGACCCAGACCTACGCGTCCGCCACCTGCCTGTCGAACTGGATCGGCGGCCGCGACCTCACCGGCGCCGGGCGGTTCTGGACGATGCGTGCGCTCACGGCCTACGGCGACCAGTCCGTCACGATCCTGCAGATCACGGCCGACTACAACGCGACCCTCTGGCTCGACAACGCCGCCGACTACACCGGCCAAGACGTGTCGTACCTCGTGCTCGACGCGAAGAGCCACTATTCGCGAAGCCCGCAGGCCGTGCTCGGCGACCCCGCGCAGACCATCACGTGCGGCCAGTACACGATCCTCGACTACCTCGGCACGACCGGCGAGAGCATCCTGACCGGAAAGATCGCCCGATCGGCCGCCGCAAAGATCGCCGAGCGACACCTGTAAAGCGGGACTACCGTCCACCTCCGGGCGTGGTCATTGCAGACCCCGCAATCTTTGTCGCTGAGGGAGTGGTCATGTCGAGTTCGACGACGGTGGGTTCGAGGAGTAGTTCGGGGGGCCCGGTCAGAAGCCTCGTCCCGGCGCGAATGGACCGGCTGCCGTGGACGAAATTCCACTGGTCGATCATCGTCGGCCTCGGCATCTCGTGGGTGCTCGACGGTCTCGAGATCCAGATCGTCGCCTCGAACGGGTTCTCGCAAGAGTTCCACATGTCGTCGGGGCTCATCGGCAACCTGGGCACCGTCTATCTGCTCGGCCAGGTCGCAGGCGCCCTCGTCTTCGGTCGCCTCTCCGACAAGCTGGGACGCAAGAGGCTCTTCATCCTGACCCTGGTGATCTACCTCATCGGCTCCGGCGTCGCCGGCCTCTCGCCCGCCGTGTGGTTCCTCTTCATCTTCCGGTTCATCGCCGGCGCCGGCATCGGCGGCGAGTACGCCGCGATCAACTCGGCCATCGACGAGCTCATCCCGTCGAAGTACCGCGGCCGCGTCGACATCGCCGTCAACGGCACATACTGGGGCGGTGCGGCTCTCGGCGCCCTCGCCAACGTGTTCTTCTTGAACACCGACTTCTTCGCGGTGAACGTCGGCTGGCGCCTCGCCTTCTTCATCGGCCCGGTGATCGGTATCGGCATCATCTGGCTGCGCCGCAACATCCCCGAGAGCCCGCGCTGGTTCATGACCCACGGCTACGAGCAGCAGGCAGAAGACACTGTCGACGAGATCGAAGCCCGCGTGAAGGCCGACGGCGGCACGCTCACCCCTGTCGACGACAGCCAGGCCATCAGCGTGGTGCGCACCGACAGCATCAAGTTCGGCCAGATCTGGCACACGCTCTGGAAGGTGTACCCGAAGCGGACCGTCACGGGCCTGTCGATGATGATCACGCAGGCGTTCCTCTACAACGCGATCTTCTTCACCTATGCGCTGGTGCTCGAGAACTTCTATCACACGAGCCCGTCGTCGACGCAGTACTACTTCTTCCCCTTCGCCATCGGCAACCTGATCGGGCCGCTCGTGCTCGGCCCCCTGTTCGACTCGATCGGGCGGCGCAAGATGATCTTCGGCACCTACGTCATCTCGGGTCTGGTGCTCATCGTGTCGGCCATCCTGTTCGACCAGGGCGTGCTGACCGCGGCCACTCAGACGATCTTCTGGTGCGTGGCGTTCTTCTTCGCCTCGGCGGGCGCCTCGAGCGCCTACCTGACGGTCTCGGAGATCTTCCCCTCGAGATCCGCTCGCAGGTCATCTCGTACTTCTTCGCCATCGGCCAGATCGCCGGTGCGGTCGCCCCGTCGCTCTTCGGAGCACTGGTCGGCAACGGGACGGCGCGCGGGCCACTGACCATCGGCTACTTCATCGGGGCCGGAGTGATGATCGCCGGCGGTATCGTCGCGGCGATCTTCGGCGTGGACGCCGAGCGCAAGAGCCTCGAGACGATCACCACACCGCTGTCGGTGGTGAAGCAGTAGCCGCGCATCGCACGCCGGCGTTCAGTCGCCGGTGCTGACCACGGGCTCGACCTCCGAGAGGTCGAGCCCTAAGTCGATCAGGCGAATACGGCCGCTGAGCCCGGCCGCGGGCTCGAGCAGCAGCCCGGCCTTGACGGCCCCGAACGTCACGGTGACGAGGGCGGGCAGCACGAGCGGGTCGGGCACGGAGCCGTCGTCGACACCGATGCCCGAGGGCAGGTCGACCGCGACCACCGCGGGTGCCCCCGTCATGCGCATCAGAACGCTGGGCCGGATCGCCTCGACCAACGACCGAGCGCGACCGCGAAGCGCAGGATCCTGACCCGTTCCGGTGCCGAGGATGCCGTCGACGATCACGTCGACACCGTCCGTCACCGCCTCGAAAGCCGCGTGGCCCGGGTCGGTGTCGCGGTGGTCGGCCGAGGCCCCGGCTGCGACTGCCGCGGCGAGGCCCCCTTCGTGCCAGTGGGTGCCGGTGGTCAGGATGCGGACGGTGTGGCCCTGCGACGCGAGTGCGGCTCCCGCGTAGAGAGCGTCGCCGCCGTTGTCGCCCGAGCCGACCAGGAGGAGGACGACGCCGGCGGTGGTGCCGCGATTTGTGAGCACGGCCGTGATCTCTTCGGCGAGGCCGTGGGCGGCGCGCTGCATCAGGGGCTCGCCGGCGTCGAGAAGGGGCTTCTCGGCCGCACGCACTTGGGCGGCCGTGTATCCGTTCGTCATGACGACAGTGTCGTCGGTCGGCGGCGCCTTCGCCACCGGATCCCGTACAAGCCGGTTCCACCCGGTGGCGCTGACACCGGCGACGATCACGCCAGAATGGTCGGATGCGTTCGATCACCCGCAACCCGACCGACGGCACCGAGATCGCCTACGAGGTCTCAGGCGAAGGCGAGCCCCTCCTGCTCGTCCACGGCTCCGGCCTGTCGAAGGGCACCTGGCGCGGCCTCGGCTACATCAGAGACCTCGAGCGCGACTTCACCGTCATCGCCGTCGACCTGCGTGGGCACGGGCGCAGCGGCAAGCCGCACGACGCCTCCGCCTACCAGCCGCCGCGCTTCATCGAGGACGTCGACCAGGTGCTCGACGAGGTCGGGTCGGGGCCGGTGCACTACGTCGGCTACTCGATCGGGGCCCGCATCGGCCTCAGGATCGCGGCCGCCACACCGGAGAGGCTGCGCACCCTCACCACTATCGGCGGGTCTTTCGAGTCGATGACCGACCAGATCGGCCGCACGTTCTTCCCCACCTGGCGCGAAGCTCTCGACTCCGGTGGCATGGAGGAGTTCGTCACGGAGTGGGGCATGTTCCGGCACGAACCCATCGACCCGGCGACGGCGCTCGCCTTCCGGGCCAACGATCCCGTAGCGCTGCGTGCGTACTTCGAGGGCATCGAGGCGGCGGCGCCCCTCGGCATCGACGGGGCCGCGCAGATCGTCGTGCCGACACTGCTGCTCGCCGGCACGAACGACGTCGACCGGTTCCGCCAGTCGCAGGAGGCCGCGCGGCGCACAGCCCACGGCAGCTTCTTCGAGCTCGTCGGGCAGGATCACGCCTCGTCGCTCCTGCCCGTCGACGACGTCACCGACCTCATCCGTACCTTCTTGGAAATGCAGGATTCATAGTCGGCGGCGCCTTCGCAACCGGAGACGCGTACAAGCCGGTCTCGCCCGGTGGCGCTGACACCGCCGCCGCTGCCGCGCCGTCACTCGGCAGGGCTCCCGACGAGCTACGACATGCCGCCGTCGACCTCCATCGTCGAGCCGGTGACGTAGGAGGCGTCGGGGCCGGCCAGGAAGGCGATGGCCGCGGCGATCTCGGTCGGCTCGGCGAAGCGCTGCAGCGCCGTCGGCACCCTCAGCTGCACCTCCTGCGGCAGGTCGCGCAGCAACGGGTGCGTGTAGAGGGAGGCCACTTCGGCCGCCATGTCGGTGTTGGTGCCGCCGGGGGCGATGGCGTTGATCCTGATGCCGCGTGCCCCGAGCTCGGGCGCGAGGTTGCGCACCATCGCCTGGATCGCCGCCTTGCTGGCCGCGTAGACGGAGTGCTCGAAGACGCTCATGCGTCGGCTGACCGACGACATCAGGATGATGCTGCCGCCCTCGCCCATCACCGCAGCAGCCGCCTGCGCGGCGAGCAGCTGAGCCGTCACGTTGATCGAGAAGACGTCGTCGACCTGCTGCTTGGTGATCGTCGGCAGAGCACCGAAGTGCTCGATGCCGGCGTTGCTGACGAAGACGTCGAGGCCGCCGAACTCGGCGACCGCGGCTGCGACCAGCGCCTCGGACACGCCCTCCTCGCCCACGTCGCCCTGCACGGTGATCGCGCGACCGCCGACGTCGCGGATCGAGCCTGCCACCTCGTCGGCCGCCGACGCGCTCGACCGGTAGTTCACGACGACGGCCGCGCCGTCGGCCGCCAGCCGCCGTGCCACGGCCGCGCCGATCCCTCGCCCTGCTCCGGTGACGACGGCCGTGCGGCCCTCGAGTGCCGTCATGCTGTGCTCCTGTCTCGTGAAAGTCCTCCTCCACGCTATTCGCCGCCGGGCCCGGAGATACAGACGGACGACAGGTGACGTTGGGGCGGCGTTCATTCCGCCGGGCTACGTTCTCTCCATGGTCGCCCACCTCAGACTCGCCGAACGGCCGATCGGCACGCTCGGGCCGATCGCCTCCGAGTCCGACGTGCACTTCTTCTGTGTGGGCCGCGATCGGTGGTCGATCTACGATCGGCGGCTCGACCCCGCTGTGCCCGACGCCTTCCTCGGGCGGCTGCAGCGCATCGCCGGCGTCTACGAGATCGGCTTCGCCGACGCCTCGCGCCCCCGCGTCTACTGCGCGAGCCTCGCCGCAGCGCGCACCGAGTTCGTCGAGGTTCGCGTCGGTCGCCGCGCGGCCCTCCGCATCGTCGACTGAAACCGAGATCGCAGAGCCCGGGTAGGGCATCCTGGTGGGGATGACTCTCGACCAGAACCCCCACCTCAGCGACTTCGCCTCGTTCATCACCGCCTCGCCGACGTCGTACCATGCGGCGGCCGAGGCCGCGAGACGCCTCGAGGCCGCAGGATTCGACGCTCTCGACGAGCGAGACGCCTGGCCCACGACCCCGGGCCGCCGCTTCGTCGTGCGCGACGGTGCCGTGATCGCGTGGGTGCAGCCTCGCGCCGCCACCCGCACGACCCCGTTCCGCATCGTGGGCGCTCACACCGACTCGCCCTCATTCAAGCTGAAGCCGAACCCCGACACCGGCGCCTTCGGCTGGCAGCAGGCCGGCGTCGAGGTCTACGGCGGACCGCTCTACAACTCGTGGCTCGACCGCGACCTCGAGTTCGCCGGCCGGTTGGTCACTCGCGACGGGGACGTGCGCCTGGTGCGCACCGGCCCCGTCCTGCGCATCCCGCAGCTCGCCGTGCACCTCGACCGCGGCGTGAACGACGGCCTGGCTCTCGACCCGCAGCGGCACCTGCACCCGATCGTCGGGCTCAGCCCGGTGGCGGGCAGGGCGAGCCGGGGCGACGACATCCTGGCGGCCCTCGCCTCGCTCGTCGGCCTCGACCGTGACGACGTCGCGGGCCACGACGTGCTCGTCGCCGACACCGCGGCGCCGCAGCTGATCGGCTTCGACGACGAGCTCTTCGCGAGCGGCCGCATGGACAACCTCTCGAGCGTCCACGCCGGGCTCATCGCCCTGATCGCAGGCGCCGACGCTCTCGACGACGCAGCCGACATCGCCGTCTTCGCGGCCTTCGACCACGAAGAGGTCGGCTCGGAGTCGCCGTCGGGCGCGGGCGGCCCCTTCCTCGCCGACGTGCTGGCGCGCATCGGGCTCGGCCTCGGAGGCGACGAGAGCGACAGGATGCGCTCGTTCGCAGGCTCCTGGCTGCTCTCGTCCGACGCGGGGCACGTGGTGCACCCGAACTACCCCGAGCGCCACGACCCCGCCAATCACCCCCTGCCGAACCGCGGGCCGCTGCTGAAGATCAACGCGAAGCAGCGCTACGCGACCGACGGGGTCGGCGCAGCCGAGTGGGCTCGGGCCTGCGGGCAGGCCGGCGTGCCCTTCCAGCCGTTCGTGTCGAACAACGCGGTGCCGTGCGGCTCGACGATCGGGCCGATCAGCGCCACGCGCCTCGGCATCCGCACGATCGACGTGGGGCTCGGCCTGCTGTCGATGCACTCGGCGCGCGAGCTCTGCGGTGCCGACGACCCGGCGATGCTCACCAAGGCCGCGGGTGCCTTCCTGGCCCCGGAAGACTCTGTCCAGTAGTCTCCGAATCACGTGCGCCGCAAGGCGCCAGCGGGTCACGCTGGGTGGCCGGACTCTGACGAAGGGCTCTTCACCGTGACAACGACCGCCGATCGCAACGCCACCTCTTCGACCAACAGCGACTACGACCCCACGGTGCTCCGCGGGGTCTTCGAGCACCACTACACCTACGCCAACGGTGTCGAGCGCAACATCCACCGCTACGCCGCGCGCACGGCGCTGACAGACTCCGATACCGGCCAGAGCTGGACCTACCGCGAGCTCGGCGAGGTCACCGGCCGCCTCGCCGCCGGCCTCGCCGAGAACGGCGTCGGGGTCGGCGACGTGGTCTGCTACCAGCTGATGAACCGCCCGGAGTTCGCCTTCCTCTACGTCGCCACCCAGGGCCTCCGCGCCGTCGGATCGCCGATGAACTTCCGTCTCGCCCCCGGCGAGACCGCCTTCATCCTCGATGACTCCAAGCCGGTCGTGTTCTTCTTCGAGGCCCCCGACGCCGCCCTGATCGCCCAGGCGCTCGAGATCGCCGACCACCGCCCCTCGGTGCTCGTCGCGGTCGGAGACGAAGACGTCTCGGCCGTGGAGGGGGCGGTGCCCTTCTCGTCGATCCTGAAGGAGGGCGCCCCGTCGTTCACCGCGCCCGAGGGCGGCAGCACCTGGGATGAGACGACGCGCCTCTACACGTCGGGCACCACGGGCCGCCCGAAGGCCGTCCCGCTGACGAGCCTCAACGAGGTGCTGACGGCCCACGACGTCATCATCAACATGGCGCTGACGCCCAAAGACAAGACGATGAACATGTCGCCCTGGTTCCACCGCGGCGGCGCCTACTGCGCCGGCCCCAACACGGTGTTCTACATCGGGGCCGAGGCGGTCACCCTCCCGCGCTTCGACGCCGGCACCGTGCTCGACCTCGTGCAGAACGAGGGCGTCACCTACGTGATCGGCGCGCCGACCAACCTCGAGCGCCTCGCCGACGTGCAGGAGGCGACGCCCCGCGATCTGGGCACCCTCAAGGGCATCGTCACCATGGGCGCGCCGTTCGAGCGGAACGCGGCGCTCCGCTACCAGAAGGTGCTCACCCCGAACATCTCGAACGGCTACGGCACCACCGAGGCGTTCTGGAACACCTTCTTGCCCGGCGACGAGCTGACGAAGTACGCCGGTGCCGCCGGCCGGGCCTCGATCGACGACGACGTGGTGGTCGTGGCTGTTAGCAGCACCGGCCTCGGCGATCCTGCCGACCAGGTCGCGACCGACGGCAAGGAGATCGGCGAGGTCGCCGTGCGCTCGGTCAAGTCGGGCTACACCTACCGCGGCAACCCCGAAGAGGATGCCAAGAAGTTCCGCGACGGCTGGTTCTTCGCCGGCGACCTCGCCACCTGGAACGTGGACGAGGTCATCACCGTCGTCGGTCGCAAAGACGACATGATCATCTCGGGCGGCGAGAACGTGCACCCCGTGCAGGTCGAAGAGACACTCGCGTCGCACCCCGGCGTGGCCGACTCGATCGTGTGCGGGGTCGTCGATCAGGAGTGGGGCCAGGTCGTGGTCGCCTACATCGTGCGCAAGCCCGGCGCCCTCGAAGACGAGCAGGAGGCCGCCGACGCCCTCGAGAAGCACTGCCACGAGGCGATCGACCTGGCCGACTTCAAGCGCCCGCGCCTCTACTCGTTCGTCACCGAGCTGCCCTACACGGCCACCGGCAAGAAGCAGCACTTCGTGATGCAGGACCGCTCGCCCCGCGACCTCGCCGAAGGCCGCTTCGTGCGCCCCGCCCGCTGACCGAGCATCCGCGGGGAGTCGACAGAGACTCCCCCGGATGTAGGCGGTGTGGTACCTGGGCATGATGCCGGGGGGCAAGGGCCTCCCTAGCCTGGGGCGCATGGAGTTCACAGAATGATCCAGGCCAGCAACCTCTCGAAGCGCTACGGCGATCGCCTCGCCCTCGACGACGTCTCGTTCGAGGTCCGACCCGGCCTCGTGACGGGCTTCCTCGGCCCGAACGGCGCCGGCAAGTCGACCACGATGCGTCTCATCGTCGGTCTCGACCGCGCCACCTCCGGCGACGTCACCGTCAACGGCCGGCACTACGCCGACCACCGCGCCCCGCTGCGCGAAGTCGGTGTCCTCCTCGACGCGAAGGCGGTCCACCGCGGCCGCAG
This window encodes:
- a CDS encoding class I adenylate-forming enzyme family protein encodes the protein MTTTADRNATSSTNSDYDPTVLRGVFEHHYTYANGVERNIHRYAARTALTDSDTGQSWTYRELGEVTGRLAAGLAENGVGVGDVVCYQLMNRPEFAFLYVATQGLRAVGSPMNFRLAPGETAFILDDSKPVVFFFEAPDAALIAQALEIADHRPSVLVAVGDEDVSAVEGAVPFSSILKEGAPSFTAPEGGSTWDETTRLYTSGTTGRPKAVPLTSLNEVLTAHDVIINMALTPKDKTMNMSPWFHRGGAYCAGPNTVFYIGAEAVTLPRFDAGTVLDLVQNEGVTYVIGAPTNLERLADVQEATPRDLGTLKGIVTMGAPFERNAALRYQKVLTPNISNGYGTTEAFWNTFLPGDELTKYAGAAGRASIDDDVVVVAVSSTGLGDPADQVATDGKEIGEVAVRSVKSGYTYRGNPEEDAKKFRDGWFFAGDLATWNVDEVITVVGRKDDMIISGGENVHPVQVEETLASHPGVADSIVCGVVDQEWGQVVVAYIVRKPGALEDEQEAADALEKHCHEAIDLADFKRPRLYSFVTELPYTATGKKQHFVMQDRSPRDLAEGRFVRPAR